In Nocardioides sp. W7, the genomic stretch GCACCGGACGACCCCGCAGGGAGCAGCATCGTGAGCGAGCCGACCACTACCGCCCGTCCCGACGTCGAGGCGTTCGTCGCCCAGGTCCGGGCCCGGCTCGCCGACCTCGGTGAGGACGAGCGCGAGGAGCTGCTCGACGGCCTGGAGGCGGACCTCTCCGACCAGCTCGCCGACGGCAGCACCGACCTCGGCGACCCGTGGCTCTACGCCGCCGAGCTGCGGGCCGCGGCCGGGCTGCCCGAGGCCGGGCGGGCCCGCAGGGCCGGTCACCTGCTCCCCCGTGCCGCCGACGTCGAGCACGCCCTCGACCAGGCCCGCGAGCGCTGGTCCGACCTGCTCGGCCGGTTCCCCGCCCAGGTCGGGGAGGTCCTCGCCGCGCTCCGTCCGGCGTGGTGGGTGGCGCGGGCCTGGGTCGCGGTCACCCTGCTCGACCAGTCGACCGGACCCTGGGAGCGGATCAGCATGGTCCCGTCCTTCGCCGTTACCGGTCTGGGCCTCGTACTGCTCCTGGCCGCCGTGACGGTCAGCACGCTCCTCGGCCTCGGCCGACTCTGGCCCGGCTCCGGTCCCGCGCGGACGCTCGGGGCACGCCTCGTGCTGATCGGACTGAACTCCGTCGCCGTGGTGGTGCTCCTCACCTTCTCGTTCTCCTCCGGCACCTACTTCAGCAGCAGCTCCACCCCGTGGGGCGAAGGCGTGTACCGCGGCGAGCCCGTCCACCCCCGGGACGGGCTGCGACTGGACGGCACCCCCGTCCGAAACGTCTTCGCCTTCGACGCCCAGGGCCGGCAACTCACCGGTGTGCAGCTCTTCCGCGCCAACGGCGACCCGCTCCAGGTGACTCCCCGGGCCACCATCAGCCGTGAGCGAGGCTCCCGCACGGTCGGCTGCGGCTGGCTCAACGGCAGCACCCAGCTGTTCAACGTCTTCCCGCTCCCCCAGCGCGAGCAGCGCCGGGGCACCTGCGCCGGCATCGCACCAGAGGGTGCCGGTCCGGTCACCGAGGCCGTGCCGCCCTTCGCCCAGGTGCCGCCCGTGACGTCGCCGACGACAGTGCCGGCGACCACGCCGATGACCACGCCGGGGGCCGAGCGGGGGACGGTCGGGGACCTGGATCCGACTCGGTAGTCGGCGGGGTCAGGTGCCCGGGAGTGCGGCGTAGGACCCGAGCGTCCTCGTGCGGACACCGCAGGCACACCCGAGCCGGACCGGCCGGCTCGGCCGGCTCGGCCAGCGGTCAGGGACCCACGGGGCCCTTCCAGTGCGGGTCACGTCCGATGAAGCCGAGGAGCTGGGTCTGCGGGTCCGCGTCGGGAGGTACGGCGACCCGCGGCCCGTACTGACCACTGGAGCGCATCAGGTCCTCGACGGGCTCCATCCCGGCCAGCATCCGCGAGCACCGCACCGGGTCGAGCGTGTCGTCCTGGCCGGTCGCCCTGGCGAGATCCCAGGTGTGCATGAAGACGTCGGCCGTGAAGAACCGGGACACCGCCTCGGCCAGCGGCACCTCGCCGAGGTGCGGATTGCTGAGCACCCGCGTCGCGGTCGCCGGGTCGTCGAGCAGGTCGCGGACTCCGTCGGCCAGCTCGTGCCAGGCCGCTGCCGGGTCCTCGTCCACCGAGGTCGCGACCGTCAGACGGATGCCGGACCCCGCCTCCAGGAAGTCGGGGAACCAGTCGACGAGGTGGCGGATCACGTCGCGGGCCCGCCACTCCTCGACCGGGGCCGGGGCGTCCCAGGACTCCGGGTCCGCTCCGTCGACCCTCCGGGTGAGGCCTCCGCCGATCTCGCGCCATTCCTCAGCCGGGCTCATCTCGTCGCTCATGCCCCTAACGACCCGCCTGAGTGCCCAGACTCATCGGCAGCCCATCCCGCTGCAGTAGTCCGGAGACTCACTCGCCGCGGGTGCGGCGGACGGCCCCGTCGAGCCAGATCTTCGCGCTGCCGAGGTACCCGGCCAGGTCGTGCACGAGCTTGCCGACGGCGTCCTGGCTGTGCTGGAAGGTCTCGGAGTAGCTGCGCGCTGCCTCGCGGGCCGCCGCGGAGACGGTGGCCGTGTCGTCGTCGCCGCGGCGCGGGTAGCCGCCGCCGAGCATCGCGGTGTACTCGCCGGAGTCGATCCAGCGCCGCAGCTCGGCCGCGCGTACGACGGCGAACGGGTGCGTCTGGTTCTCGATCAGCAGCAGCTTCAGCACGGAGTCGCGCAGGTCGCCGGCCTCGAGGTACTCCCGGCCCTGCGCGAAGAAGGCCGGCGTGTCGAGGTCGTCGAGGCGCCCGCCGCTCGCGAGCTTCATGTGCACCCGGAACGCCGTCGCCGGGTCCTGGGTCGCGAGCAGTCCGGCCCGGTCCGCGGAGAGCTCGGACTTGCGCGACCACTCGTGCAGCGCCGCCACGATGGCGCGGACCCCGAGCCCGCCGACCGGGATCGTCGAGAACAGCCCGGAGAGCTGGATCAGCCGCTGGAGCAGCGTCTGGTAGACCGCGTGCCCGCTGATCGCGTGCCCGAGCTCGTGTCCCACGACGAACCGCAGCTCGTCCTCGTCGAGCAGGTCGACCAGCCCCGAGGTCAGCACGATGAACGGCTCGTTCATGCCGAGGGTGTGCGCGTTCGGGACCGGGTTGGCGACGACGTACAGCTCCGGCAGCTTCGGCAGGCCGGGCGCGTCGAGCGTCTCGCCCACCTCCCCGAGCAACCGGTGCAGGGTCGCGAACTGCCGCTCGTCGGCGCGCACGGCCGACCCGAGGAAGACCAGGCGTACGGCGCGCTCGTTGAACAGCCCCGAGACCGCCTTGAGCACCGAGTCGAAGCCCTTCAGCCTGCGCAGCGCCACCAGCGCACCACGGTCGGCGGGGTGCTCCCAGGCCCGCGAGCTGATGTCGCGCAGGATCGTCCGGGACCGGGTCGGCTGTGTCGTCACGGCGCCCAGGGTGGCATACCCACCCCCGGCCCGGGCCGCGATCAGCCGAGTGCGTCGCGACCCACGAGCTCGAGCGTCGCCTCGGGGGTCAGCGGGTGGAACGGGCCGCCGCGGACGTCGCGGTAGGCCCGCTCCAGCGGGGAGCCGCGGAAGAACGCCGGCCCGCCGGCCACCTCCAGGGCCAGGTCGGCCACCGTCCGGGCCGCGGTCACGGCCTCCCGCTTCGCGGTCATCAGCGTGATCAGTGTCGCCTGATCGGCCGGCAGCTCGTCGCCGGTCTCGGCGAGCGCGCCGTGCAGCGCCCAGTGCGCGACGTCCAGCCGGCACCTCATCTCGCCGACCTGCCGGATCGCGGCCGCGGACGGCTCTGGCCGACGCTGCAGCAGCCGCCTCGCCTCGTCGTACGCACCCCGGGCCACGCCGAGGTACGCCGCCGCGACGAGCGGTGCGAAGTGGATCGCGGCGACCAGCAGCGGGCCGGCGAGCGCGCCGTACGGCCGGGTGCCGAGCACCTTCTCGCGGGGCACGAAGACGCCCTCGAAGACCAGGTCGTGGCTGGCGGTGCCGCGCATCCCGAGGGTGTCCCAGGTCTCCACGATGCTCACCCCCGGCGCGGAGAGCGGGACCCCGGCGTGGATCACCTCGGCGTCGGGGCCGGGTCCACCGACGACCGCGCTGGTCGACACCACCGTGGCGACGGGCGCCTGGGTGCAGAAGACCTTGCGGCCGTCGAGCCGGTAGCCACCCTCGACGGGCGTGGCGATCGTCGTCGGGCAGACCCAGTCGGAGCCGCCGCTGGTGGCCATGACCAGCCGGTCCGCCGCCACCGCCCGCAGCACGGCCTCGGCACCGGGCGCGGACCGTCGCAGCCGCCAGCGCTGCACGAAGGTCAGGTAGAGGTGCATCGTCGAGGCCAGCGCCGCCGAGCCGGACCAGCGGCCGAGCTCCTCCTGGGCGAGGGCGACCTGGCGCAGGGTCGCGCCGCCGCCGCCGAGCTCGACGGGGACGGGCAGGGCCAGGTAGCCGGTCTCGTGCATCAGGTCGTACGCCTCGGTGACGAAGGTGCCGGCCCGGTCGTGGTCCTCGTCGTGGCGGGCGGCCTCGGCCCCGATGCGTGCGGCGAGGGCGAGGACGTGGTCGTCGGTGGTCGGGAGCTGTTCGGTGAGAGTGGTCATGGAGCGAGCGTCCGCCGGGATGACTCGCCTGGGTAGTTCTCAATCTGAACCTGCGGGGTCACCATGGACAGATGTCCCGGTACGGCCAGTACTGCCCGATCACCCGGAGCCTGGAGATCCTCGGTGACCGCTGGACGCTGCTCATCGTGCGTGACCTGCTGGTCGGTGCGACCCACTTCAACGAGCTGGCCCGCGGCCTGCCCGGCATGTCGCGGGCGATCCTCTCCAAGCGCCTCGACCTGCTGGAGCGACACGAGCTGGTCCGCCGCACCGACGACGGCTACCAGCCCACCGACGCCTGCCGCGACCTCGGCCCGATCATCTTCGGGCTCGCCGAGTGGGGCGCCCGCTGGGCGTTCGGCGAGCCCCGCCAGGACGAGCTCGACCCGACCGTCCTGATGTGGTGGATCCGCGGCGGGATCGACCCGGCCGCCTTCGGCGAGCGGCGGGTGGTGCTGCACGTGCGGCTGCCGGAGGCGCGGCGTACCCGCTTCTGGTTCGTGGTCGACCGCGACGACGTGTCGCTCTGCTTCACCGACCCCGGGCACGACATCGACGTACTCCTCGAGACCTCGCTGTCGACGCTCTACCAGGTGTGGGAGGGCCGGATCGACCTGCTCGCCGCCGTCCGCGACGGTCTGGTGTCGCTCACCGGCCGACGCGAGGTGCTCATGCGGCTCCCGGACGCACTGCTCTTCTCCCCCGTCGCTCCCTACGTACGACGGGCGCGGCTCACCTCTCCCGCGACCTGAACGGCGCGGGCACCGGCACCGGCACGGGTCGCCACCACGTCGCCGAGTCCCGGCATCTCAGATCCGAGACATTTAGTAGAACGTGTTGCAGGAATGTCGTTTGTGGCGTTCTCGCAGCGGGCACGTGGGGCAGACGTCCGACGGCCCCGGTCCATCTCTCGCGGGTGCCCCACGATCCCCCAGAGGAGTTCCACATGCGCCGGTTCATCCCCCTCGGCACCGCGCTCGCGCTCGCCGCGGCCACGCTCACGGTCCCACTCGCCGGCACCACGGCGAGCGCCGAGCCCGACGCCACGTCGGTGTTCGCCAAGGCCAAGCCCAAGAAGCCGAAGAAGCCCAAGGTGAAGCCCACCCCGTACGCCTTCCGCGCGCACGGCTACGGCACCCGGGTCGTGGGCGGCCAGCTGCCGGCGGCGTCCGGGGCCACGGCGCTCGCGGTGATCGGGTGCACCAACAAGACCGGCATCAACCGCGACAACAACGTCGCGGAGGTCAAGCTCCCGGGCCTGGGCACGATCTCCGGCGTCCGCACCGACGTCCGGACCGTCAAGACCGCGACCGAGGTCGCCTCGATCTCCGAGCACAAGGTCGCGCAGATCGTCCTGGCCGAGTCGGCGCTCGGCCGGCTGTCGATCGAGGGCGTCACGTCGTACTCCAAGGCCAGCGCGACGTCGGCGGGCTACGCCACCGAGACCGAGACCACCCTGGCCAAGCTCGTCTTCCGGGCGCCCGG encodes the following:
- a CDS encoding M48 family metallopeptidase, whose amino-acid sequence is MTTQPTRSRTILRDISSRAWEHPADRGALVALRRLKGFDSVLKAVSGLFNERAVRLVFLGSAVRADERQFATLHRLLGEVGETLDAPGLPKLPELYVVANPVPNAHTLGMNEPFIVLTSGLVDLLDEDELRFVVGHELGHAISGHAVYQTLLQRLIQLSGLFSTIPVGGLGVRAIVAALHEWSRKSELSADRAGLLATQDPATAFRVHMKLASGGRLDDLDTPAFFAQGREYLEAGDLRDSVLKLLLIENQTHPFAVVRAAELRRWIDSGEYTAMLGGGYPRRGDDDTATVSAAAREAARSYSETFQHSQDAVGKLVHDLAGYLGSAKIWLDGAVRRTRGE
- a CDS encoding TIGR03086 family metal-binding protein translates to MSDEMSPAEEWREIGGGLTRRVDGADPESWDAPAPVEEWRARDVIRHLVDWFPDFLEAGSGIRLTVATSVDEDPAAAWHELADGVRDLLDDPATATRVLSNPHLGEVPLAEAVSRFFTADVFMHTWDLARATGQDDTLDPVRCSRMLAGMEPVEDLMRSSGQYGPRVAVPPDADPQTQLLGFIGRDPHWKGPVGP
- a CDS encoding acyl-CoA dehydrogenase family protein, which translates into the protein MTTLTEQLPTTDDHVLALAARIGAEAARHDEDHDRAGTFVTEAYDLMHETGYLALPVPVELGGGGATLRQVALAQEELGRWSGSAALASTMHLYLTFVQRWRLRRSAPGAEAVLRAVAADRLVMATSGGSDWVCPTTIATPVEGGYRLDGRKVFCTQAPVATVVSTSAVVGGPGPDAEVIHAGVPLSAPGVSIVETWDTLGMRGTASHDLVFEGVFVPREKVLGTRPYGALAGPLLVAAIHFAPLVAAAYLGVARGAYDEARRLLQRRPEPSAAAIRQVGEMRCRLDVAHWALHGALAETGDELPADQATLITLMTAKREAVTAARTVADLALEVAGGPAFFRGSPLERAYRDVRGGPFHPLTPEATLELVGRDALG
- a CDS encoding helix-turn-helix domain-containing protein, coding for MSRYGQYCPITRSLEILGDRWTLLIVRDLLVGATHFNELARGLPGMSRAILSKRLDLLERHELVRRTDDGYQPTDACRDLGPIIFGLAEWGARWAFGEPRQDELDPTVLMWWIRGGIDPAAFGERRVVLHVRLPEARRTRFWFVVDRDDVSLCFTDPGHDIDVLLETSLSTLYQVWEGRIDLLAAVRDGLVSLTGRREVLMRLPDALLFSPVAPYVRRARLTSPAT